A stretch of Canis lupus familiaris isolate Mischka breed German Shepherd chromosome 11, alternate assembly UU_Cfam_GSD_1.0, whole genome shotgun sequence DNA encodes these proteins:
- the TPD52L3 gene encoding LOW QUALITY PROTEIN: tumor protein D55 isoform X1 (The sequence of the model RefSeq protein was modified relative to this genomic sequence to represent the inferred CDS: substituted 1 base at 1 genomic stop codon), with product MDPSPPESCYTSRESDPTGLDFHSAGRDSFSAGHQFNSLYQELDLDSLHEDLSXSMPGTTTETSASAPESCQTAEAEDLPGAARKELKSELTKLEEEIVTLRHTLAAKERRCTELKRKLGLLALVALRQNPSKSWHNVQVSDVYMKQKTPAAVSTMGSAVCRKLGDMKKSATFRSFEGLMGAIKSRVAGGRELARDCLPSSAGSGDDLPASGSRDDPLPLTQSGNDPIQ from the coding sequence ATGGATCCATCCCCCCCAGAGTCCTGTTACACCAGCCGGGAGTCGGACCCTACAGGTTTGGATTTCCACTCTGCTGGCCGAGATTCTTTCTCCGCTGGCCACCAGTTCAACTCTCTGTACCAGGAACTGGACCTGGACTCTCTTCATGAAGATCTTTCCTAGTCCATGCCGGGCACCACGACAGAGACTTCAGCGAGCGCCCCTGAATCCTGCCAGACTGCCGAAGCAGAGGATCTCCCAGGGGCTGCACGAAAGGAGCTCAAATCCGAGCTCACTAAATTGGAGGAGGAAATTGTAACCCTACGCCACACTCTGGCAGCCAAAGAAAGGCGTTGCACGGAGCTCAAAAGGAAGCTGGGCCTCCTAGCCTTGGTGGCACTAAGGCAGAATCCGTCCAAGAGCTGGCACAACGTTCAAGTGTCCGATGTTTACATGAAACAAAAGACGCCAGCTGCCGTGTCCACCATGGGCTCTGCTGTTTGCAGGAAGCTTGGAGACATGAAGAAGTCAGCCACATTCAGATCCTTTGAAGGTCTGATGGGAGCGATCAAATCCAGAGTTGCTGGTGGAAGAGAGCTCGCCAGGGACTGCCTGCCTTCTTCAGCTGGGAGTGGGGACGATCTCCCGGCTTCAGGCAGTAGGGATGACCCACTCCCACTTACCCAGAGTGGGAATGACCCAATCCAATGA